A single Vulpes vulpes isolate BD-2025 chromosome 16, VulVul3, whole genome shotgun sequence DNA region contains:
- the THOC5 gene encoding THO complex subunit 5, which translates to MKSIEAEKWGKTSQNCILTLRDYVLDLGHPYLWVQKLGGLHLPKEQPQHTVIADHSLSASHMETTMKLLKTRVQSRLALHKQFASLEHGIVPVTSDCQYLFPAKVVSRLLKWVTIAHEDYMELHFTKDIVEAGLAEDTNLYYMALVERGTAKLQAAVVLNPGYSSIPPIFQLCLNWKGEKTNSNDDNIRAMESEVNVCYKELCGPRPSHQLLTNQLQRLCVLLDVYLETESHDDSVEGPKEFPQEKMCLRLFRGPSRMKPFKYNHPQGFFSHR; encoded by the coding sequence atgaaatccatAGAAGCAGAAAAGTGGGGGAAAACAAGTCAAAACTGCATCCTGACTTTGAGAGACTATGTACTTGACCTAGGTCACCCCTATTTGTGGGTACAGAAGTTGGGTGGCCTCCACCTCCCCAAAGAGCAGCCCCAGCACACAGTGATTGCTGACCACTCGCTGAGTGCCAGCCACATGGAGACAACCATGAAACTGCTGAAGACCAGGGTACAGTCCCGCCTGGCCCTCCACAAACAGTTTGCATCCCTGGAACATGGCATTGTACCAGTTACCAGTGATTGCCAGTACCTCTTCCCTGCAAAGGTGGTCTCCCGCCTGCTGAAGTGGGTGACAATTGCCCATGAGGATTACATGGAGCTGCATTTCACCAAGGACATTGTAGAAGCGGGACTGGCTGAGGACACTAATCTCTACTACATGGCACTTGTGGAAAGAGGCACAGCCAAACTCCAGGCTGCTGTGGTGCTGAACCCTGGCTACTCCTCCATCCCACCCATTTTCCAGCTCTGTCTGAATTGGAAAGGGGAGAAAACCAATAGCAATGATGACAACATTCGGGCCATGGAGAGTGAGGTCAACGTGTGCTATAAGGAGCTGTGCGGACCCCGGCCCAGCCATCAGCTCTTGACCAACCAGCTGCAGCGCCTGTGTGTGCTGCTGGATGTCTACCTGGAGACTGAGAGCCACGATGACAGTGTGGAGGGGCCCAAGGAATTTCCCCAGGAGAAGATGTGTCTGCGGCTTTTCAGGGGTCCCAGCAGGATGAAGCCATTTAAATATAACCATCCTCAAGGATTCTTCAGCCATCGCTGA